tgaatcgcagcacgccaggcctccgtgtccttcaccatctcccagagttcactcagactcacgtccatcgcgtccgtgatgccatccagccatctcatcctctgtcgtccccttgtcctcctgcccccatccctcccagcatcagactctttttcaatgagtcaactcttctcatgaggtggccaaagtactggagtttcagctttagcatcagtccttccaaagaaatcccagggctgatctcctttagaatggactggttggctctccttgcagtccaagggactctcaagagtcttctccaacaccacagttcagaagcatcaattctttggtgctcaactttcttcacagtccagctctcacatccatacatgaccacaggaaaaaccatagccttgactagacggaccttagtcggcaaagtaatgtctctgcttttcaatatgctatctaggttggtcataacttttcttccaaggagtaagcgtcttttaatttcatggctgcagtcaccatctgcagtgattttggagccccccaaaataaagtctgacactgtttccactgtttccccatctatttcccatggagtgatgggaccagatgccatgatcttcgttttctgaatgttgagctttaagccaactttttcactctcctctttcactttcatcaagaggctttttagtccctcttcactttctgccataagggtggtgtcatctgcatatctgaggttattgatatttctcccggtgatcttgattccagcttgtgcttcttccagcccagcgtttctcatgatgtcctctgcatagaagttaaacaagcagggtgacaacatacagccttgacgtcctccctttcctatttgttttgtttttattcttactACTCTAGAaaatgggtcaaaaaagatcttgctgcagtTTTTGTCGAACTTACATCTGTGTTTTCCTCGAAGAGCTTCATGGttgtctggccttacatttaggtctttaagccaTCTTGAGTTTACTTGGTGttacggtgttaggaagtgtcccgttttcccagcaccacttattgaagactgCCTTTACACCAGTGTGTATTCTGgccagcctcctttgtcaaagataaggtgccctaGGCGAGTCGGTTGATCTCCGGAGTTTCTgccctgttccattgatctgtatttctgttttctgtgccagcaccatactgttgTGATGACTGTAGTCTTGTAGTTTAGTCTGAATTcaaggagcctgattcctccagctacgtttttctttctcaagattgccttgggagttcggggtcttttgtgtttctgtaagTTCCAAAATTGTAAATTTTCTGTTctaattctgtggaaaatgctATTGGTGATTTGACAGGGCTGCACTGAACTGAGTCTGTAGCTTCCTCTGGGTAGTACAGTGACTTCGACAGTATCGCTTCTCCCAGGAACACGACGCATCTCTCCGTCTGTTCGTGCCGTCTTGCTTTCTGTCATCCGTGCTTACGGTTTTCTGAGCGCAGGCCCTTTGCCTCCGCACGTAGGTTCCTCTAGGTATTCTATTCTCTCTGATGCAGCGGTGAGTGGAGTTTCCTCGTAACGTCTCCGCTCTTTCGCTGACAGGGCATCGGGGCCAGAGGCTTCTGTGCGTTCCTTTTGTGCGATGTTGGCTTTAGAGGATTTCTGGCCGCGCCATCAGGATTTTCCGGGTAGCGTCATGTCGTGCAGTGACTGCTTTGCTGCTTCCTTTCCAATCCGGATCCCTTTTATCTCTTGCTCTCTAGCCGCTGCAGCTGGGACGCCCTCTGCTTGCTGAGCGACAGTGGCGAGAGTGGCCACCACTGTCTTGGTCCCGATCTTAGCGGTGAGGCTGCAGTTTTTTTCCATCacgaggatgtttgctgtgggtctgTCACATATGGCCTTTGTCCACAGTCTTTAGCTTCTGGAAGAACCTTCCGCAGCCTGTGGGCAGAGCCGTCTGCACTCGGGCCTCTGGGGGGCtcaccctgcccccttcccccgcAGCTGTCCCTCTGCCACCATGAGGAGCATCTTCAAGAGGAACCAGGAGCCCATGGTGGCCCCCGCCACCACCGCCATGCCCGCCGGCCCGGTGGACAACTCCACAGAGAGCGGGGGTGCAGGCGAGGGCAAGGAGGACGTGTTTGCCATGCTCAAGGAGAGGTTCTTCAACGAGATAGTCAAGCTGCCTCGTGAGTGTCCCTGTGTGCTGGGCGGGCAGACGGCTGCGGGCTCTCCTAACATTTGGGCTCTAGGCTGGATTATTTGGCGATCCCCTTCAGGACCGGGGGTGGTGGGGCCGGCAGAGGGGTCTGTCACTAATGAAAGGAACAGGGAGTTTATGTGCCCTCACCTCCCTGGGCAGAATGTTCTTACAACTTAGAAGACTCGAAAGGTGAAATCTAAAGATGAAGTCTTCCAGTTACACTTTGAAATAGTTCTGTTAGAAAATAATCCCCTCCCcaccggggcttccctgatagctcagttggtaaagaatccgcctgcgatggaagagacctgggtttgatccctgggttgggaagatctcctggagaagggaaaagctacccactccagtattcaggcctggagagttccatggactgtatggtccatggggtcacacacagtcggacatgactggctGATTTCCACTCACTGCTTCATAGATTCCTGGTGAAGACGGTGAGGAGACACCCAAAGTCCAGATCTGGGGGGAGCAGCCGAGCGCTGGCcccactgcccccctcccccaggtcaCTAAGGAGCTCAGCCTCTCAGCACTGCACTCGAAGGCTGTCCCCACCCCCgtcccccacccccgtcccccaCCAGGTCTGCACAAGGACCGTCCCATCCTCCGTGTGAGCCACAGTCACATCTCAGCAGAGCCCGGCTGGGCCCCACAGGGGTGGTGAAGGGGCACAGGGTACGCTCTGCCCGTCTGGGTTTTGTGGGCTGCCCGGCGGGCACCGCTGACGCTGTCTCCCACGGGCAGTGCCCCCCTGGGCGCTGATCGCCATTGCCGTGGTCACGGGCCTTCTGCTGCTCACCTGCTGCTTCTGCGTCTGCAAGAAGTGCTGCTGCAAGAAGAGGAAGAACAAGAAGGAGAAGAGCAAGGGCGCCAAGAGCGCCATGAGCATGAAGGACATGCGGGGCGGCCAGGTGGGCGGGGCGGCCAGGTGGGCGGGGCGGCCAGGTGGGCGGGGCGGCCAGGTGGGCGGGGCGGCCAGGTGGGCGGGGCGGCCAGGTGGGCGGGGCGGCCAGGTGGGCGGGGACGGCCAGGTGGGCGGGGACGGCCAGGTGGGCGGGGACGGCCAGGTGGGCGGGGACGGCCAGGTGGGCGGGGACGGCCAGGTGGGCGGGGCCGGGCTGCTCTGCCAGTGGGGCTGATCGGGGCGAGCCCCGCAGAGCGATGGGGGACCTGGGGTTCCCGCTGGCAGGGCCAGCAGGCCGGCCAGGACTCAGAGGACTGGTCTCCTCTCTGCCCGTCTCCCGGGGGCCCAGCCCAGAAAGGGCTTGGAGGTGTCCTGTGTTTCCTCTTGGGCACCCCACTTCCCCGTGTTTGTTGTGTGAGACATTTCTTCCTGAAGGAGTCAGTGCAGAGGACGGCAGGAGGGATCAGCCTGGAGGCCTCAGGGTGCACGTGGGGGCCCGGGAGGCCTCAGAGTGTGGGCGTGGGAGGCCTCAGGGTGTGCGTGGGGGCCCGGGTGCAGAGCGGCCCCCGGCTCTTCGCGGGCTCGTCTGAGCTGCGGGATTTCTCACCAccgtctcctctcctctccctgtggACGCGCCCGGCCTGGACGCCCGGCCCGCACGCCTGGTACGTGTTGCCCGGGGTGGCGGCCTGCATGGGGAGGACCGGGGCGCTGCCAGCTCCGGGGCAGGATCTGCCTGGCGGTGGCCCCCTTCTGTCCCTGACGCACCCCGCTCTTGCAGCCCCCCAGGATGACGACGACGCGGAGACGGGTCTGACAGAGGGCGAGGGCGAGggtgaggaggagaaggagccggAGAACCTGGGCAAGCTGCAGTTCTCCCTGGACTACGACTTCCAGGCCAAccaggtgggggggtgggggtggggcaggtcaCCACCTCCCGGCGAGTCCCCTGCGGCGTGGAGACTGGCGTCCTGCCTGGCACCCGCCCCCCGGGGGGGCTGACGGGCGCCCGCTCTCTTCACAGCTCACCGTGGGTGTCCTGCAGGCTGCAGAACTGCCCGCCCTGGACATGGGCGGCACCTCGGACCCTTATGTCAAGGTCTTCCTCCTTCCagacaagaagaagaaatatgaGACCAAAGTCCATCGGAAGACGCTGAACCCTGCCTTCAACGAGACCTTCACCTTCAAGGTGACAGGCGGGAGGCGCGGCGGGCCGTGACCCAGGCCCGGAACAGCTCGGCCGGGACCAGAGCCCAAGTCCCTGCGGTGTCCACAGCCTCTGGACGCCCCCGAGCTGCCCTGACCCCGTCATCCCGCCTGTGCCCTGCAGGTGCCATACCAGGAGCTGGGGGGCAAGACCCTGGTGATGGCCATCTACGACTTTGACCGCTTCTCCAAGCACGACATCATCGGCGAGGTGAAGGTACCCATGAACACAGTGGACCTGGGGCAGCCCATCGAGGAATGGCGGGACCTGCAGGgcggggagaaggaggaggtgaggtggggcgaggaggaggaggaggaggaggtggggcggggcggggcggaggaggaggtggggtgaggaggaggaggcggggcggggaggaggaggaaggggtgagGCGGGGCGGGGTGGTGAGAAGAGGGCGGGCCCCCGTGGGTCAGCCGCCCGGCGAGGCCGCAGGCGCAGGGGACACGGCGCTCCTGTTTCCCTCGAGGCCCTGTGCCTGCTTAGCGCCAGCGACCCGCCCGGGGCCTCGTGTGCCCGCAGGGAAGGCCCGCGCGGTCTGAGCGGGTTCTCAGCACCAGGCTTGTCTTGCCGGAAGCGGCAGCGGCTGCAGCACCTGCTCACACACTCAGCGAGTACGAGCCCCCGCTGTGTACAAAGCCTCTGCTGTGTACAAAGCCTCCGTTTAGACGCTGCCCTCGGAGCACCAGGCCCCCCGGACCTGGACGCGGGGGAGGCCTCCTCTGAGACGCTGCGGCGCCGCGCCACCGCACTGGCGGCGACGCACTGTCCTCCTCTCTGGTCTCGAGGTCCCTGCCCCCTGGCACTGACACCAGATGGGAGGTGCCAGGGGCTCTGAAGACCACCGCGCACGCTGCAGGCGGGACCCCACAAACCCTACGTCCATCCAGAGCCTCCTGGTGCCACCGGCCATGGTGCCCGCGGCTCCAGTGTCTGCCTGCCGCaggcggggctgggctgcctctggcCCGAGGCCCCAGGGGGCCAGCCGTGCTGGCGGCCGCTGAGGTGACCCGCGCCCGCTCTCCCGACAGCCGGAGAAGCTGGGGGACATCTGCGCCTCGCTGCGCTACGTGCCCACCGCCGGGAAGCTCACCGTCTGCATCCTGGAGGCGAAGAACCTGAAGAAGATGGACGTGGGCGGCCTCTCAGGTGGGCGCAGGGCTGCTGGCCGCCACCGGGGGCGCCCGAGAGCCGCCTGTGGCCTGAGCCCTCGGGCTGCAGGGGAGGGGGCGGCTCCCAGGGGGGCGCCGCAGGGCGAGGGCCGGGGCTCTGCTGGGCCGCAGGGCTGAGCGACCGCCCT
The Ovis canadensis isolate MfBH-ARS-UI-01 breed Bighorn chromosome 12, ARS-UI_OviCan_v2, whole genome shotgun sequence genome window above contains:
- the SYT2 gene encoding synaptotagmin-2; its protein translation is MRSIFKRNQEPMVAPATTAMPAGPVDNSTESGGAGEGKEDVFAMLKERFFNEIVKLPLPPWALIAIAVVTGLLLLTCCFCVCKKCCCKKRKNKKEKSKGAKSAMSMKDMRGGQDDDDAETGLTEGEGEGEEEKEPENLGKLQFSLDYDFQANQLTVGVLQAAELPALDMGGTSDPYVKVFLLPDKKKKYETKVHRKTLNPAFNETFTFKVPYQELGGKTLVMAIYDFDRFSKHDIIGEVKVPMNTVDLGQPIEEWRDLQGGEKEEPEKLGDICASLRYVPTAGKLTVCILEAKNLKKMDVGGLSDPYVKIHLMQNGKRLKKKKTTVKKKTLNPYFNESFSFEIPFEQIQKVQVVVTVLDYDKLGKNEAIGKIFVGSNATGTELRHWSDMLANPRRPIAQWHSLKPEEEVDALLGKSK